A region from the Corticium candelabrum chromosome 14, ooCorCand1.1, whole genome shotgun sequence genome encodes:
- the LOC134190278 gene encoding alpha-N-acetylglucosaminidase-like, whose amino-acid sequence MLLSTAAITVLSFSVAVVSVSGVVNSETQAEAVNDLLQRLIPDHVHNFVISVKNTKGYDSFQISSSGGKIYIEGTTGVAAAWGVQHYLKYWCNADVSWSGDQLNLTNPLPTVEGIVKVSSPYRYRYYQNVCTSSYSFVWWDWTRWQREIDWMALNGINLPLAFTGQEEILRRVFSHFNFTSADLASFFSGPAFLAWYRMGNIQGWGGPLPEEWMFTQLQLQHLILTRMRSFGMMLVLPGFAGHVPSSITRLYPNASVHQTMTKGRTWGHFSHPYCCTYLLDPTDSLFREITHVYMSELIQEFGTDHFYSVDLFNELSPKSNDTEYLHDLSAGVFTAMSYVDPATVWVMQGWLFQNDEEFWQPPQTKSLLLGVPIGRFLILDLFAEVYPQWQRTESFYGQPFIWCMLHNFGGNLGMYGTVENVTRGPVEALDDSKATIVGTGLTPEGIEQNDVVYELMNEMGWRTQPVNLASWIVGYARRRYGGDNTLVSTAWSLLFQSIYNSTISRQNHCHAIPVVRPALDLNPPIWYNISHVYEAWDLMVRAAPKFAGIGTFRYDLVDLTRQALQDFSIPIYKQLVNEYNNKSATGVRNAGNVLLELLRDMDRVLLTDKHFLLGRWLNSAKARAVNHQETVLYEVNARNQITLWGPHGELHDYANKMWAGLVSDYYTQRWAAFVDQLEVALTQNQAFNATKFESLDVAFGLKWTTATNSYPYRAQGDTVSVVQELHKKYRPHLYGN is encoded by the exons ATGCTACTGAGTACTGCAGCAATTACGGTCTTGTCGTTTTCTGTCGCTGTGGTTTCAGTTTCGG GTGTGGTGAACTCTGAAACTCAGGCTGAAGCTGTGAATGATTTACTGCAAAGACTCATTCCAGATCATGTTCACAATTTTGTCATATCAGTAAAAAATACAAAGGgttatgactcgtttcag ATTTCAAGTTCTGGTGGCAAGATTTACATCGAGGGTACAACAGGAGTAGCTGCTGCTTGGGGTGTGCAACATTATTTGAAGTATTGGTGTAATGCTGATGTCTCGTGGTCTGGAGATCAACTCAACCTCACTAATCCATTGCCAACAGTAGAAGGCATCGTAAAAGTATCAAGTCCTTATCg ATATCGTTATTATCAGAACGTCTGTACATCAAGTTACTCGTTTGTTTGGTGGGATTGGACACGGTGGCAACGTGAGATTGACTGGATGGCTCTGAATGGCATAAACTTGCCATTGGCATTTACAGGCCAGGAAGAGATATTGAGACGA GTGTTTTCTCACTTTAATTTTACATCTGCTGATTTGGCTTCTTTCTTCTCGGGCCCTGCATTTCTTGCTTG GTATCGTATGGGCAATATTCAAGGCTGGGGAGGTCCGCTGCCGGAAGAATGGATGTTTACACAATTACAGCTGCAACATCTAATACTTACTCGCATGAGGTCGTTTGGCATGATGCTCGTTCTTCCTGGTTTTGCCGGTCACGTGCCTTCCTCTATTACTCG GTTGTATCCCAATGCATCTGTGCATCAGACGATGACAAAGGGTCGTACATGGGGTCATTTCTCTCATCCCTACTGCTG CACATATCTTCTTGACCCCACTGACAGTCTATTTCGAGAGATTACTCATGTTTATATGTCAGAG TTGATACAAGAGTTTGGTACGGATCACTTTTACAGTGTCGATCTATTCAATGAACTCAGTCCAAAGTCTAATGATACCGAGTACTTACACGATCTCAGTGCTGGTGTCTTTACTGCTATGTCTTATGTAGATCCTGCGACTGTGTG GGTGATGCAAGGTTGGCTCTTTCAGAACGACGAGGAATTCTGGCAACCGCCTCAAACGAAATCGTTATTGCTGGGCGTTCCGATTG GTCGCTTTTTGATTCTTGACTTGTTTGCGGAAGTTTATCCTCAATGGCAGAGAACTGAATCGTTCTATGGGCAGCCGTTTATTTGGTGCATGCTGCACAATTTTGGAGGCAACCTGGGAATGTATGGCACAGTTGAAAATGTCACTCGG GGTCCCGTGGAAGCCCTTGATGATTCGAAGGCAACTATCGTTGGTACCGGTTTGACACCCGAGGGTATCGAGCAAAACGACGTTGTATATGAACTGATGAACGAGATGGGTTGGAGGACTCAACCTGTTAATCTTGCATCGTG GATAGTTGGTTACGCACGAAGGCGATATGGTGGAGACAATACTTTGGTGTCCACCGCTTGGTCGTTGCTTTTTCAAAGTATTTACAACAGCACCATTTCACGACAGAACCACTGTCATGCCATTCCTGTTGTGAGACCCGCACTTGACCTTAACCCTCCT ATATGGTATAATATTAGCCATGTGTATGAAGCATGGGACTTGATGGTGAGGGCAGCACCGAAATTTGCTGGTATAGGAACATTCAG GTACGATCTTGTGGATTTGACACGACAGGCACTTCAGGATTTCTCGATTCCGATCTACAAGCAGCTGGTGAACGAATATAACAACAAAAGTGCAACCGGTGTAAG AAATGCTGGCAATGTGCTGTTGGAGTTGCTGAGAGATATGGATCGTGTtctactgacagacaaacactttTTGTTGGGTAGATGGTTAAACAGTGCAAAAGCTCGTGCAGTAAACCATCAG GAAACGGTTCTCTACGAAGTCAATGCTCGTAACCAGATTACACTTTGGGGTCCACACGGAGAG CTTCACGATTATGCTAACAAAATGTGGGCTGGCTTGGTCAGTGA TTACTATACCCAGAGATGGGCTGCATTTGTTGATCAGCTGGAAGTCGCTCTTACACAG AATCAAGCATTCAATGCTACCAAATTTGAATCGTTGGATGTCGCCTTTGGATTGAAGTGGACCACAGCAACGAATAGTTATCCTTACAGAGCACAAG GTGATACGGTATCTGTTGTGCAAGAGCTCCACAAGAAATATCGACCACATTTGTATGGCAACTGA
- the LOC134190050 gene encoding ceroid-lipofuscinosis neuronal protein 5-like: MAVTFVLSFLLLLPVTTSLQFPIEYERVKSRPPSNSYCKALYPFCPTGDPNGTIPTMHDDDVIDIYSLQAPVWEFVTGDLMAHFNIYHDALGFRSRKTGLNYTLEWYELFELFNCTFPHILENDSYPLWCNQGATCLYDGIDDVHWTANGTLMLIGEMTGAVFNKFASYLKWDNETAIYYITFHVASQPDNGTLYWASWDCTTFVIHAIEEMAKLGAEFNHSRSVNYTKMTLYSDTPVLLGNASEIFGPNGNATLAADMMKFYADFQTHQSIIHWIEHIIDAALQIFVEDKFYFWYNEQYWFLPMKAPYFKLTFNTVPFP, from the exons ATGGCCGTGACCTTCGTTCTCTCgtttcttcttctgcttcctGTTACAACGTCGTTGCAATTTCCGATTGAATACGAACGGGTGAAGAGCCGACCGCCCTCTAATAGTTATTGCAAGGCACTGTACCCTTTCTGTCCGACTGGGGACCCAAACGGAACGATTCCTACAATGCACGACGACGATGTGATTGACATCTACTCTTTGCAAGCCCCGGTGTGGGAGTTTGTCACAGGAGACTTAATGGCTCATTTC AATATCTACCATGATGCTCTCGGTTTTCGAAGTAGAAAAACTGGTCTTAACTACACTTTGGAGTGGTACGAGCTGTTTGAACTGTTCAATTGCACATTCCCTCACATTCTCGAAAATGATTCGTATCCTCTCTGGTGCAATCAAGGAGCGACGTGTTTGTACGATGGAATTGATGATGTTCACTGGACGGCAAACGGAACTCTCATGTTGATAGGAGAAATGACCGGAGCTGTGTTCAACAAGTTTGCAAGCTACTTGAAATGGGACAACGAGACGGCAATCTACTATATCACATTTCACGTGGCCAGTCAGCCTGACAATGGAACACTGTACTGGGCATCATGGGACTGCACGACATTTGTGATCCACGCTATCGAGGAGATGGCCAAACTCGGTGCCGAATTCAACCATTCTCGATCAGTCAATTACACCAAGATGACTCTGTACAGTGACACTCCGGTTTTACTCGGAAACGCGAGTGAAATATTCGGACCGAACGGAAATGCCACTCTGGCTGCTGACATGATGAAGTTCTATGCCGACTTCCAGACACACCAGTCGATTATTCATTGGATAGAACACATCATAGATGCTGCCCTCCAGATATTTGTTGAAGATAAGTTTTATTTCTGGTACAACGAACAGTACTGGTTTCTTCCGATGAAGGCACCTTACTTCAAACTCACATTCAATACCGTACCATTTCCATGA
- the LOC134190279 gene encoding collagen triple helix repeat-containing protein 1-like: MSHETSVIGVKGVIIPKQLLHSKAALSAVCITFQKGCCGGVPGVPGSPGRDGRDGRDGTIGEKGGRGERGEQGVKGESGKLGPHGLKGDGGVKGIKGDLGVKGEKGEVTQQSNWKQCVWKRDDSKDTGLIQECRFSKKHGNTALHVAYAGNLRIDCARCCSRWFFTFNDRECTGPMTIDAVYYTRANNEILRHRQIEGYCENIPEGDVRIGFHIGKCNGQTLADGYTGWNSVSRIMIAEMPPAQQ, encoded by the exons ATGTCTCATGAAACGTCCGTGATTGGTGTGAAAGGGGTTATCATTCCAAAGCAGCTCCTTCATTCCAAGGCTGCTCTATCGGCCGTCTGCATCACGTTTCAA AAGGGATGTTGTGGTGGAGTCCCAGGCGTGCCTGGCTCTCCTGGAAGAGATGGTAGAGATGGAAGAGATGGAACAATTGGTGAGAAAGGTGGTCGTGGTGAAAGAGGAGAACAAGGAGTAAAAGGGGAGAGTGGAAAATTAGGTCCACATGGGCTAAAAGGAGATGGGGGAGTGAAAGGAATCAAGGGCGACTTGGGAGTGAAGGGAGAAAAGGGAGAAGTGACTCAGCAATCAAACTGGAAGCAATGTGTGTGGAAGAGAGACGATAGCAAAGACACCGGACTCATTCAA GAATGTCGCTTTAGTAAAAAGCATGGGAATACCGCACTGCACGTGGCCTATGCAGGAAATTTGCGTATCGATTGTGCCAGATGTTGTTCTCGTTGGTTCTTTACATTTAACGATCGAGAGTGCACTGGACCCATGACAATTGACGCAGTATATTATACTCGTGCAAATAATGAAATTCTTCGTCACAGACAAATTGAAGgttactgtgagaacattccagAAGGTGACGTCAGAATTGGTTTCCACATTGGCAAATGTAACGGTCAGACTTTGGCGGATGGTTATACTGGATGGAACTCCGTATCTCGAATCATGATAGCAGAGATGCCACCAGCTCAACAATAA